The genome window GACATGTGAGATCTTATTATTGACGGTGATTTTCTATATTTGGAAATCAATGGGGACTTTAATTTCTCCATTTGTATCTGTTCTGAATACCATCCTCTTACCATTTTTAATTGCAGGTTTTTTATATTACATTACCAATCCGATTGTTGAATTGTTGGAAAAACATTTAAAAATCAAGCGTGTGTTTGGAATTTTGATCACCTTAGTCCTCTTGTTTGGGATCATTGGCTTAGGGATCTTTTATCTGCTCCCTATCTTGATCAATCAGTTAACCAGCTTGATCAATTCGACTCAAGGACTTTACTGGGAAGTTCAAAGTTTGGTTCGAAAACTCTCGACCAATCCTTTGTTCCAGAATGTGAATATCCAGTCGACGATTCAGCAGTTGAATCTCTCTTATATGGATATCCTACAAAATCTCTTGAATAGTGTGACCAACAGTTTAGGAAGTGTGGTTAACACCATTGTCAATACGGTCTTTATTTTGATCATGACCCCCGTCTTCTTGGTTTATTTCTTGGTCGATGGGAAGAAGTTATTACCGATGTTGGAGCGGACCATTTTACGCAATGACAAACTCCACATTTCAAGCCTCTTGATTAGTTTGAATGAAACGGTCTCTCGCTATATTAGTGGGATTTCGATCGATGCCTTTATCATTGGAACCCTAGCCTACATTGGCTATAGTTTTATTGGATTGAAGTACGCTTTGGTCTTTGCCATTTTTTCTGGATTGGCCAATCTCATTCCATATGTAGGACCAACCATCGGGTTGATTCCGATGATCATCACCTATGCCTTCACAGATATGGATATGATGATCAAAGCAGTCATTTACATGTTGATTATCCAGCAGATTGATGGGAATATTCTT of Streptococcus sp. S5 contains these proteins:
- a CDS encoding AI-2E family transporter, which produces MFRNSKLLFWTCEILLLTVIFYIWKSMGTLISPFVSVLNTILLPFLIAGFLYYITNPIVELLEKHLKIKRVFGILITLVLLFGIIGLGIFYLLPILINQLTSLINSTQGLYWEVQSLVRKLSTNPLFQNVNIQSTIQQLNLSYMDILQNLLNSVTNSLGSVVNTIVNTVFILIMTPVFLVYFLVDGKKLLPMLERTILRNDKLHISSLLISLNETVSRYISGISIDAFIIGTLAYIGYSFIGLKYALVFAIFSGLANLIPYVGPTIGLIPMIITYAFTDMDMMIKAVIYMLIIQQIDGNILYPRIVGGVMKVHPITIMVLLLLSSNIYGIIGMVVAIPVYSIGKEIVKFLVNLYDNHRAAKEQKKKEEFGIINKS